The following proteins are encoded in a genomic region of Pseudomonas sp. Os17:
- a CDS encoding ankyrin repeat domain-containing protein produces the protein MRLFIALLSVAWSFVAYAQPAAEPAASADPVAVKVQLEHYYFDAARRGDVAMLDTFIEAGYALDTQDEKGYTALILAAYHGQGPAVERLLAAGANACAQDKRGNTALMGAIFKGEVQIARRLLAADCSPDQRNGAGQTAAMYAGLFQREELLQALAAKGADLNAEDPLGNSATRLASGQIRTAPPR, from the coding sequence ATGCGTCTTTTTATAGCGCTGTTGTCAGTGGCCTGGTCGTTTGTCGCCTATGCGCAGCCGGCGGCCGAACCAGCGGCGAGTGCCGACCCGGTGGCGGTCAAGGTTCAACTGGAACACTACTATTTCGATGCCGCGCGCCGGGGCGACGTGGCAATGCTCGACACCTTCATCGAGGCCGGTTACGCCCTCGATACCCAGGATGAAAAGGGCTACACCGCGCTGATCCTGGCCGCCTATCACGGCCAGGGCCCGGCGGTGGAGCGCCTGCTGGCCGCCGGCGCCAATGCCTGTGCCCAGGACAAGCGCGGCAACACCGCATTGATGGGGGCAATCTTCAAGGGCGAGGTGCAGATTGCCCGGCGCCTGCTGGCCGCCGATTGCAGCCCCGACCAGCGCAACGGCGCGGGGCAGACCGCCGCCATGTATGCCGGGCTGTTCCAGCGGGAGGAATTGCTTCAGGCCCTGGCGGCCAAAGGCGCGGACCTGAATGCCGAGGATCCCCTGGGCAATAGCGCCACGCGGCTGGCCAGCGGGCAGATACGCACCGCGCCGCCGCGCTGA
- the radA gene encoding DNA repair protein RadA, with the protein MAKAKRMYGCTECGSTFPKWAGQCGECGAWNTLTETMIESGGAAAPAGRTGWAGQQAQIKTLAEVSVEEIPRFSTASGELDRVLGGGLVDGSVVLIGGDPGIGKSTILLQTLCNIATRMPALYVTGEESQQQVAMRARRLGLPQDQLRVMTETCIETIIATARVEKPKVMVIDSIQTIFTEQLQSAPGGVSQVRESAALLVRYAKQSGTAIFLVGHVTKEGALAGPRVLEHMVDTVLYFEGESDGRLRLLRAVKNRFGAVNELGVFGMTDRGLKEVSNPSAIFLTRAQEEVPGSVVMATWEGTRPMLVEVQALVDDSHLANPRRVTLGLDQNRLAMLLAVLHRHGGIPTHDQDVFLNVVGGVKVLETASDLALMAAVMSSLRNRPLPHDLLVFGEVGLSGEVRPVPSGQERLKEAAKHGFKRAIVPKGNAPKEAPPGLKIIAVTRLEQALDALFE; encoded by the coding sequence ATGGCCAAGGCCAAGCGCATGTACGGCTGCACCGAGTGCGGCTCCACCTTTCCCAAATGGGCCGGGCAATGCGGTGAGTGCGGGGCCTGGAACACCCTGACCGAGACCATGATCGAAAGTGGCGGCGCCGCGGCACCTGCCGGGCGCACCGGCTGGGCCGGGCAGCAGGCGCAGATCAAGACCCTGGCGGAAGTCAGCGTCGAGGAAATCCCGCGTTTCTCCACCGCCTCCGGCGAACTCGACCGGGTGCTGGGCGGTGGCCTGGTGGACGGTTCGGTGGTGCTGATCGGCGGCGATCCGGGGATCGGCAAGTCGACCATCCTGCTGCAGACCCTGTGCAATATCGCCACGCGCATGCCGGCGCTCTACGTCACCGGCGAGGAATCCCAGCAGCAGGTGGCGATGCGCGCCCGGCGCCTGGGCCTGCCCCAGGATCAACTGCGGGTGATGACCGAAACCTGCATCGAAACCATCATCGCCACGGCCCGGGTGGAAAAGCCCAAGGTCATGGTGATCGACTCGATCCAGACGATTTTCACCGAGCAGCTGCAATCGGCCCCGGGCGGCGTGTCCCAGGTGCGCGAGAGCGCGGCCTTGCTGGTGCGCTACGCCAAGCAGAGCGGCACGGCGATCTTCCTGGTGGGCCACGTGACCAAGGAAGGCGCCCTGGCCGGGCCGCGGGTGCTGGAGCACATGGTCGACACCGTGCTGTATTTCGAGGGGGAGTCCGACGGTCGCCTGCGTTTGCTGCGGGCGGTGAAGAACCGTTTCGGTGCGGTCAACGAACTGGGCGTATTCGGCATGACCGACCGCGGCTTGAAGGAAGTCTCCAACCCTTCAGCGATTTTCCTCACCCGCGCCCAGGAAGAGGTGCCGGGCAGCGTGGTGATGGCCACCTGGGAAGGCACCCGGCCGATGCTGGTGGAAGTTCAGGCGCTGGTGGATGACAGCCACCTGGCCAACCCGCGCCGGGTGACCCTCGGCCTGGACCAGAACCGCCTGGCCATGCTGCTGGCGGTGTTGCATCGCCACGGCGGTATTCCGACCCACGATCAGGACGTGTTCCTCAACGTGGTGGGCGGGGTCAAGGTGCTGGAAACCGCGTCCGACCTGGCGCTGATGGCGGCGGTGATGTCGAGCCTGCGCAATCGTCCGCTGCCCCATGACTTGCTGGTGTTCGGCGAGGTGGGGCTGTCCGGCGAAGTGCGTCCGGTGCCCAGCGGTCAGGAGCGCTTGAAAGAGGCGGCCAAGCATGGCTTCAAGCGGGCCATCGTGCCCAAGGGCAACGCACCGAAGGAGGCGCCGCCAGGCTTGAAGATCATTGCCGTGACCCGCCTGGAACAGGCGTTGGATGCGCTTTTCGAATAA
- a CDS encoding ferredoxin--NADP reductase, whose product MTASEEKYTRQTLLEVQPLTSSLFTLRTTRDAGFRFRAGQFARLGVTKADGSTVWRAYSMVSSPFDEFLEFFSIVVPGGEFTSELSRLAVGDSLLVDRQAFGYLTLDRFVDGRDLWLLSTGTGIAPFLSILQDFEVWEKFERIILVYSVREAKELAYQQLLAELPQREYLAEVAHKLQFISTVTREQHPGSLNGRITQLIENGELERAAGVALTPEHSRVMLCGNPQMIDDTRALLKQRGMNLSLSRRPGQVAVETYW is encoded by the coding sequence ATGACCGCCAGTGAAGAAAAGTACACGCGCCAGACCCTGCTCGAGGTCCAGCCGTTGACCTCCAGCCTGTTTACCCTGCGCACCACCCGGGACGCGGGTTTTCGCTTTCGTGCCGGGCAGTTCGCCCGTCTCGGGGTGACCAAGGCCGATGGAAGTACGGTGTGGCGCGCCTATTCCATGGTGTCGTCGCCGTTCGATGAGTTTCTCGAGTTCTTTTCCATCGTGGTGCCCGGCGGCGAGTTCACCAGCGAACTGAGTCGCCTGGCAGTGGGGGACAGCCTGCTGGTGGATCGCCAGGCCTTCGGCTACCTGACCCTGGACCGTTTCGTCGACGGTCGCGACCTCTGGCTGCTATCCACCGGCACCGGGATTGCGCCGTTCCTGTCGATCCTGCAGGACTTCGAGGTGTGGGAGAAATTCGAGCGCATCATCCTGGTCTACAGCGTGCGCGAGGCCAAGGAGCTGGCCTATCAGCAGCTGCTCGCCGAGTTGCCCCAGCGTGAGTACCTGGCGGAAGTGGCCCACAAGCTGCAGTTCATCAGCACCGTGACCCGCGAGCAGCATCCGGGCAGCCTCAACGGGCGCATCACCCAGCTGATCGAGAACGGCGAGCTGGAGCGTGCCGCCGGCGTGGCCCTGACCCCCGAGCATTCGCGGGTGATGCTCTGCGGTAACCCGCAGATGATCGATGACACCCGTGCGCTGCTCAAGCAGCGGGGCATGAACCTGAGCCTGAGCCGGCGGCCGGGGCAGGTGGCGGTGGAAACCTACTGGTAA
- the yjiA gene encoding GTPase translates to MQNPIPVTVLSGFLGAGKTTLLRHLLKAEHGLKIAVIENEFSEAGIDTQLLGEQPVQVMTLSNGCVCCTIHTDLTKALYLLLERLDSGEIAFDRLVIECTGLADPAPVAQTFFIDEELRERYILDGIITLVDAKHAEFHLTQTIAQAQIGFADRLLVSKRDLVDEQTFDALSQRLTRINRRAPIRVVEHGRIDLAELLDVRGFNLNADLGGGISLRPVSQAPSVDRISSLVLRTEQALDLDRLSEFMNELLEDHGKQLLRYKGVLNVIDEPRRMVFQGVLKLYGFDWDTEWAEGEARESVMVFIADDLPEEKIRQGFDRMLGR, encoded by the coding sequence TTGCAAAATCCTATTCCCGTCACCGTGCTCAGCGGTTTTCTCGGTGCCGGCAAGACCACCTTGCTGCGGCACCTGCTCAAGGCCGAGCACGGCTTGAAGATCGCCGTGATCGAGAACGAGTTCAGCGAGGCCGGCATCGACACCCAGTTGCTGGGAGAGCAGCCGGTCCAGGTCATGACCCTGTCCAACGGCTGCGTCTGCTGCACCATCCACACCGACCTGACCAAGGCCCTGTATCTGTTGCTGGAGCGTCTGGACAGTGGCGAGATCGCCTTCGACCGGCTGGTGATCGAGTGCACCGGCCTGGCCGATCCGGCGCCGGTGGCGCAAACCTTCTTCATCGATGAAGAGTTGCGCGAGCGCTACATTCTCGACGGCATCATCACTCTGGTGGATGCCAAGCATGCCGAGTTCCACCTGACCCAGACCATCGCCCAGGCGCAGATCGGCTTTGCCGACCGGTTGCTGGTGAGCAAGCGTGACCTGGTGGATGAGCAGACCTTCGATGCCCTGAGCCAGCGCTTGACGCGGATCAACCGCCGGGCGCCGATCCGGGTGGTGGAGCACGGCCGGATCGACCTGGCCGAACTGCTGGATGTGCGCGGCTTCAATTTGAATGCTGATCTGGGGGGCGGCATCAGCCTGCGCCCGGTGAGCCAGGCACCCTCGGTGGACCGGATCTCCAGCCTGGTGCTGCGCACCGAGCAGGCCCTGGATCTGGATCGCCTCAGCGAGTTCATGAATGAGCTGCTGGAGGATCACGGCAAGCAGCTGCTGCGTTACAAAGGGGTGCTGAATGTGATCGACGAGCCGCGGCGCATGGTGTTCCAGGGCGTGCTCAAGCTCTATGGCTTCGATTGGGACACCGAGTGGGCCGAAGGCGAGGCGCGGGAGAGTGTGATGGTGTTCATTGCCGATGATCTGCCGGAAGAGAAGATCCGGCAGGGCTTCGACAGGATGCTGGGCCGCTGA
- the cydB gene encoding cytochrome d ubiquinol oxidase subunit II, which produces MGIDLPLLWAVIIIFGIMMYVVMDGFDLGIGILFPFVKDERDRDVMMNTVAPVWDGNETWLVLGGAALFGAFPLAYSVVLSALYLPLILMLVGLIFRGVAFEFRFKAKDDKRHIWDKAFIGGSLAATFFQGVALGAFIDGLPVVNRQFAGGSLDWLTPFTLFCGLALVVAYALLGCTWLIMKTEGKLQQQMHDIARPLAYVVLAVIGIVSIWTPLAHAEIAARWFTLPNLFWFLPVPILVLVTMYGLLRAVARNAHYTPFLLTLVLIFLGYSGLGISLWPNIVPPSISIWDAAAPPQSQGFMLVGTLFIIPFILGYTFWSYYVFRGKVTHEDGYH; this is translated from the coding sequence ATGGGTATTGATCTTCCGCTGTTATGGGCCGTGATTATCATCTTCGGCATCATGATGTACGTGGTCATGGACGGCTTCGACCTGGGGATCGGGATTCTCTTCCCGTTCGTCAAGGACGAGCGCGACCGTGACGTGATGATGAACACCGTCGCCCCGGTCTGGGACGGCAACGAAACCTGGCTGGTGCTGGGGGGCGCGGCCTTGTTCGGCGCCTTCCCGCTGGCCTACTCGGTGGTGCTCTCGGCGCTCTACCTGCCGCTGATCCTGATGCTGGTGGGGTTGATCTTCCGCGGCGTGGCCTTCGAGTTCCGCTTCAAGGCCAAGGACGACAAGCGCCATATCTGGGACAAGGCCTTCATCGGCGGTTCGCTGGCGGCGACTTTCTTCCAGGGTGTGGCCCTGGGGGCGTTCATCGATGGCCTGCCGGTGGTCAACCGGCAGTTCGCCGGCGGCTCGCTGGACTGGCTGACGCCCTTCACCCTGTTCTGCGGCCTGGCGCTGGTGGTGGCCTATGCCTTGCTCGGCTGCACCTGGCTGATCATGAAGACCGAAGGCAAGCTGCAGCAGCAGATGCATGACATTGCTCGGCCCCTGGCCTATGTGGTGCTGGCGGTGATTGGCATCGTCAGTATCTGGACGCCGCTGGCCCACGCCGAGATCGCCGCGCGCTGGTTCACCCTGCCGAACCTGTTCTGGTTCCTGCCGGTGCCGATCCTGGTGCTGGTGACCATGTACGGCCTGCTGCGCGCCGTGGCCCGCAATGCCCACTACACGCCGTTCCTGCTGACCCTGGTGCTGATCTTCCTCGGCTACAGCGGCCTGGGCATCAGCCTGTGGCCGAACATCGTGCCGCCGTCGATCTCCATCTGGGACGCCGCCGCGCCGCCGCAGAGCCAGGGCTTCATGCTGGTGGGGACCTTGTTCATCATCCCGTTCATCCTGGGCTACACCTTCTGGAGCTACTACGTGTTCCGCGGCAAGGTCACCCACGAAGACGGTTACCACTAG
- the mscL gene encoding large-conductance mechanosensitive channel protein MscL, with protein sequence MGVLSEFKAFAVKGNVVDMAVGIIIGAAFGKIVSSFVGDVVMPPIGLLIGGVNFGDLAVTLKAAAGDTPAVVLAYGKFIQSIIDFIIIAFAIFMGVKVINRLKREEAVAPTLPPVPSKEEELLGEIRDLLKAQNNKP encoded by the coding sequence ATGGGCGTGCTAAGTGAGTTCAAGGCCTTCGCGGTCAAAGGCAATGTGGTCGACATGGCCGTGGGTATCATCATTGGCGCTGCGTTCGGCAAGATCGTCTCGTCCTTTGTCGGCGACGTGGTCATGCCCCCCATCGGCCTGCTGATCGGTGGGGTGAACTTCGGGGATCTGGCAGTCACGCTCAAGGCCGCGGCGGGCGATACGCCGGCGGTGGTGTTGGCGTACGGCAAGTTCATCCAGAGCATCATCGACTTCATCATCATTGCCTTCGCCATCTTCATGGGCGTCAAGGTGATCAACCGCCTGAAGCGTGAAGAGGCCGTGGCCCCGACACTGCCGCCGGTACCGAGCAAGGAAGAAGAACTGCTGGGGGAGATCCGCGATCTGCTCAAGGCGCAGAACAACAAGCCCTGA
- a CDS encoding catalase: MTASLGLGSLSQRRILGVLAASLLSLSVQAATLTRDNGAAVGDNQNSQTAGATGPVLLQDVQLIQKLQRFDRERIPERVVHARGTGAHGTFTVTDSLSDLTRAKVFAAGETTPVFVRFSSVVHGNHSPETLRDPRGFATKFYTAEGNWDLVGNNFPTFFIRDAIKFPDMVHAFKPDPRTNLDDDSRRFDFFSHVPEATRTLTELYSNSGTPASYREMDGNGVHAYKLINAKGEVHYVKFHWKSLQGLKNLDPKQVVEVQGRDYSHMSNDLVTHINKGDFPKWDLYVQVLKPEDLAKFDFDPLDATKIWPNVPERKVGQMVLNRNPANVFQETEQVAMAPSNLVPGIEPSEDRLLQGRVFSYADTQMYRLGANALQLPINAPKSPVNNGNQDGAMNLGHTSTGVNYQPSRLMPREEPQSARYSQMALSGSTQQAKIQREQNFKQAGDLYRSFSKKERQDLIDSFGGSLATTDDESKHIILSFLYKADPEYGSGVTRVAKGDLARVKALAAKLSD, translated from the coding sequence ATGACCGCTTCTCTTGGCCTTGGGAGTCTTTCCCAGCGACGCATACTGGGCGTGCTTGCCGCCAGTCTGCTTTCCCTTTCCGTACAGGCTGCCACGCTGACCCGCGACAATGGCGCGGCAGTGGGCGATAACCAGAATTCACAGACTGCAGGCGCCACCGGCCCGGTGTTGCTGCAAGATGTGCAACTGATCCAGAAGCTTCAGCGGTTCGATCGCGAGCGCATTCCAGAGCGTGTGGTACACGCCCGTGGTACCGGCGCCCACGGCACTTTCACCGTCACCGACAGCCTCAGCGACCTGACCCGTGCCAAGGTCTTTGCCGCCGGTGAGACCACTCCGGTATTTGTCCGTTTTTCCTCGGTGGTGCACGGCAACCACTCCCCGGAAACCTTGCGCGACCCACGGGGTTTCGCCACCAAGTTCTATACCGCAGAGGGTAACTGGGACCTGGTCGGCAACAACTTCCCGACGTTCTTCATTCGCGATGCCATCAAGTTCCCGGACATGGTGCATGCGTTCAAACCCGATCCGCGCACCAATCTGGATGATGACTCGCGACGTTTTGATTTCTTCTCTCATGTTCCCGAAGCCACTCGCACATTGACCGAGCTGTATTCCAACTCCGGAACTCCGGCCAGTTACCGGGAAATGGATGGTAATGGCGTGCACGCCTACAAGTTGATCAATGCCAAGGGCGAAGTGCATTACGTGAAGTTTCACTGGAAGAGCCTGCAAGGCCTGAAGAATCTTGATCCGAAACAAGTGGTCGAGGTCCAGGGGCGTGATTACAGCCATATGAGCAACGACTTGGTAACCCACATCAATAAAGGGGACTTTCCCAAGTGGGACTTGTATGTCCAGGTATTGAAACCCGAAGACTTGGCCAAGTTTGATTTCGACCCGCTGGACGCCACCAAGATCTGGCCGAATGTGCCCGAGCGCAAAGTCGGGCAGATGGTGTTGAACCGCAACCCGGCCAACGTGTTCCAGGAAACCGAGCAGGTGGCCATGGCCCCGTCCAACCTGGTGCCGGGAATCGAACCGTCGGAAGACCGTCTGCTGCAGGGCCGGGTGTTCTCCTACGCCGATACCCAGATGTACCGCCTGGGCGCCAACGCCCTGCAACTGCCGATCAACGCGCCGAAGAGCCCGGTGAACAACGGCAACCAGGACGGCGCCATGAACCTGGGCCACACCAGCACCGGGGTCAACTACCAGCCGAGCCGCCTGATGCCGCGTGAAGAGCCGCAAAGCGCGCGCTACAGCCAGATGGCGCTGTCGGGCAGCACCCAGCAGGCGAAGATCCAGCGTGAGCAGAACTTCAAGCAGGCCGGGGACCTGTATCGCTCCTTCAGCAAGAAAGAGCGCCAGGACCTGATCGACAGCTTCGGCGGCTCCCTGGCCACCACTGACGACGAGAGCAAGCACATCATCCTGTCGTTCCTTTACAAGGCCGACCCGGAGTACGGCAGCGGCGTGACCCGCGTGGCCAAGGGCGACCTGGCCCGGGTCAAGGCCCTGGCAGCCAAGCTGAGCGACTGA
- a CDS encoding YbdD/YjiX family protein, with protein MFNDLSRLGKYLGQAARLMVGMPDYDNYVEHMQTKHPDKPVMSYEAFFRERQEARYGGKGGPKCC; from the coding sequence ATGTTCAACGACCTGAGTCGCCTCGGTAAATACCTCGGGCAGGCCGCGCGCCTGATGGTCGGCATGCCCGACTACGACAACTACGTCGAGCATATGCAAACCAAGCACCCGGACAAGCCGGTGATGTCCTACGAGGCGTTCTTCCGGGAGCGCCAGGAGGCCCGCTACGGCGGCAAGGGCGGTCCGAAGTGCTGTTGA
- a CDS encoding carbon starvation CstA family protein, with protein sequence MKNNNSLLRHVPWLLLAIVGACALGVVALRRGEAINALWIVVAAVAIYLVAYRYYSLFIATNVMQLDPRRATPAVINNDGLDYVPTNKHILFGHHFAAIAGAGPLVGPVLAAQMGYLPGTLWLIAGVVLAGAVQDFMVLFLSTRRNGRSLGDMVREEMGRIPGTIALFGCFLIMIIILAVLALIVVKALAESPWGIFTVMATIPIAVFMGVYMRYIRPGRIGEISLIGVLLLLGSIWLGGQVAADPVWGKMFTFTGIQITWMLIGYGFVAAVLPVWLILAPRDYLSTFLKIGTIIALAIGILITMPELKMPALTQFTDGTGPVWKGGLFPFLFITIACGAVSGFHALISSGTTPKLLDNEANARYIGYGGMLMESFVAIMAMVAASVIEPGVYFAMNSPAAIVGGDVVAVAQTVSSWGFVISPEQLQAVAKDIGENTILARAGGAPTLAVGIAQILHHVLPGENTMAFWYHFAILFEALFILTAVDAGTRAGRFMLQDLLGSFVPALKRTESWTANLIATAGCVALWGYLLYQGVIDPLGGINTLWPLFGISNQMLAGIALMLGTVVLIKMKRQRYIWVTLLPAVWLLICTTTAGFIKLFDANPAIGFLALAKKYSDALANGQILAPAKDITQMQHVIFNAYTNATLTALFLLVVFSILFYALKVGVAAWGSKERTDKEAPYQAVPDA encoded by the coding sequence ATGAAAAATAATAATAGCCTGCTGCGCCATGTCCCCTGGCTGCTGCTGGCAATCGTAGGAGCGTGCGCCCTCGGCGTAGTTGCATTGCGCCGCGGCGAGGCGATCAACGCCTTGTGGATTGTGGTGGCCGCGGTGGCCATCTATCTGGTGGCGTACCGGTATTACAGTCTGTTCATTGCCACTAACGTCATGCAGCTGGACCCGCGTCGGGCCACTCCGGCAGTGATCAACAACGACGGTCTGGACTATGTGCCGACCAACAAACACATTCTCTTCGGTCACCACTTTGCCGCCATCGCCGGCGCAGGCCCGCTGGTGGGGCCGGTCCTGGCGGCGCAGATGGGCTACCTGCCCGGCACACTGTGGCTGATTGCCGGTGTGGTCCTGGCCGGTGCGGTGCAGGACTTCATGGTGCTGTTCCTGTCCACCCGGCGTAACGGCCGCTCCCTGGGCGACATGGTCCGTGAGGAGATGGGGCGTATCCCGGGAACCATCGCGCTGTTCGGCTGCTTCCTGATCATGATCATCATCCTCGCGGTGCTGGCGCTGATCGTGGTCAAGGCCCTGGCCGAGAGCCCGTGGGGCATCTTCACGGTCATGGCGACCATCCCGATCGCGGTGTTCATGGGCGTGTACATGCGCTACATCCGCCCGGGCCGCATTGGCGAGATTTCGCTGATCGGCGTGCTGCTGTTGCTGGGCTCCATCTGGCTGGGCGGCCAGGTGGCTGCCGATCCGGTGTGGGGCAAGATGTTCACCTTCACCGGTATCCAGATCACCTGGATGCTGATCGGCTACGGTTTCGTCGCCGCGGTACTGCCGGTGTGGCTGATCCTGGCTCCGCGGGACTACCTGTCGACCTTCCTCAAGATCGGCACCATCATCGCCCTGGCGATCGGCATCCTGATCACCATGCCCGAGCTGAAGATGCCGGCCCTGACCCAGTTCACCGATGGCACCGGCCCGGTGTGGAAAGGCGGCCTGTTCCCGTTCCTGTTCATCACCATCGCCTGTGGCGCGGTGTCGGGCTTCCATGCGCTGATCTCCTCGGGGACCACGCCGAAGCTTTTGGATAACGAAGCCAACGCCCGCTACATCGGCTACGGCGGCATGCTCATGGAGTCCTTCGTGGCGATCATGGCCATGGTCGCGGCCTCGGTGATCGAGCCGGGTGTGTACTTCGCCATGAACAGCCCGGCGGCCATTGTCGGCGGCGACGTGGTGGCCGTGGCGCAGACCGTCAGCAGCTGGGGGTTTGTGATCAGCCCGGAACAACTGCAGGCGGTGGCCAAGGACATCGGTGAAAACACCATCCTGGCCCGTGCCGGCGGTGCACCGACCCTGGCGGTGGGGATCGCGCAGATCCTTCACCACGTGCTGCCGGGTGAAAACACCATGGCGTTCTGGTACCACTTCGCGATCCTGTTCGAAGCGCTGTTCATCCTCACCGCGGTGGATGCCGGTACCCGTGCCGGTCGCTTCATGCTCCAGGACCTGCTGGGGTCCTTCGTTCCGGCGCTCAAGCGCACGGAATCCTGGACCGCCAACCTGATCGCCACCGCCGGTTGCGTGGCCCTGTGGGGCTACCTGCTGTACCAGGGCGTGATCGATCCGCTGGGCGGCATCAACACCTTGTGGCCACTGTTCGGCATCTCCAACCAGATGCTCGCCGGTATCGCCCTGATGCTCGGCACGGTGGTGCTGATCAAGATGAAGCGCCAGCGCTACATCTGGGTCACCCTGCTGCCGGCGGTCTGGTTGCTGATCTGCACCACCACCGCGGGCTTCATCAAGCTGTTCGACGCCAACCCGGCGATCGGCTTCCTGGCGCTGGCGAAGAAGTACAGCGATGCCCTGGCCAATGGTCAGATTCTCGCTCCGGCCAAGGACATCACCCAGATGCAGCACGTGATTTTCAACGCCTACACCAACGCGACCCTGACCGCCCTGTTCCTGCTGGTGGTGTTCAGCATCCTGTTCTACGCGCTCAAGGTCGGTGTTGCGGCCTGGGGCAGCAAGGAACGCACGGATAAAGAAGCGCCCTATCAGGCGGTGCCGGATGCGTAA
- a CDS encoding PilZ domain-containing protein — protein sequence MSEQYADRRRFKRIAFDAKTKLSQGTHRWPVQLLDLSLKGLLIERPDPWLGDPNRIFEADIHLGPDADVRMDVQLAHDNHGQLGFVCLHIGLESIEHLRRLIELNLADPEELERELGALIDI from the coding sequence ATGAGCGAGCAATACGCCGATCGTCGACGCTTCAAGCGCATCGCCTTCGATGCGAAGACCAAACTGAGCCAGGGCACCCACCGCTGGCCGGTGCAACTGCTGGACCTGTCCCTCAAGGGCCTGCTGATCGAGCGCCCCGACCCCTGGCTGGGCGACCCCAACCGCATCTTCGAAGCCGATATCCACCTCGGGCCCGATGCCGATGTGCGCATGGACGTGCAACTGGCCCATGACAATCATGGCCAGCTGGGATTCGTCTGCCTGCACATCGGCCTGGAGTCCATCGAACACCTCAGGCGCCTGATCGAGCTGAACCTGGCAGACCCCGAGGAACTGGAGCGGGAGCTCGGGGCCTTGATCGATATCTGA
- a CDS encoding DUF2474 domain-containing protein, with amino-acid sequence MSGKHSLQEIEQAEKKPLWQRLGWLAMIWGGSVLALFVVASLMRLFMNAAGLTTH; translated from the coding sequence ATGAGCGGTAAACACTCTTTGCAGGAAATCGAACAGGCGGAAAAGAAACCGCTGTGGCAGCGCCTGGGCTGGCTGGCGATGATCTGGGGTGGCAGCGTACTGGCCCTGTTCGTGGTGGCCAGCCTGATGCGCCTGTTCATGAATGCTGCGGGCCTGACCACCCACTGA
- a CDS encoding GntR family transcriptional regulator, with translation MVSYALKNNPFTLVASLPRRQCGEKKLLVDDVYPQIFDAILEQRIDPGSRFTEDSLGQAFGVSRSIIRQVLARLSHQQVIILRPNHRPQVAAPDREQTRQILHARRLTEITLVRLACQQPRRQLQPLRQLIAREREAIERDQRGPAIRLSGEFHLQLAEVAGNGPLAQFLGSLVPLTSLAIAQFEGRTRHCCAWQEHATLIDALQAADVEQSEALMHRHLDHLERRLLGTAPAEARR, from the coding sequence ATGGTCAGCTACGCCCTGAAAAACAACCCCTTCACCCTGGTGGCCAGCCTGCCGCGGCGCCAGTGCGGCGAAAAAAAACTGCTGGTCGATGACGTCTATCCGCAGATCTTCGATGCCATCCTCGAACAGCGCATCGACCCCGGCAGCCGCTTCACCGAGGACAGCCTGGGGCAGGCCTTCGGCGTCAGCCGCAGCATCATCCGCCAGGTCCTGGCACGCTTGTCCCATCAGCAAGTGATCATCCTGCGGCCCAATCACCGGCCCCAGGTCGCCGCCCCGGACCGGGAACAGACCCGGCAGATCCTGCACGCCCGGCGCCTGACGGAAATCACCCTGGTGCGCCTGGCCTGCCAACAACCCCGGCGCCAACTGCAACCTCTGCGGCAATTGATCGCCCGGGAACGTGAAGCCATCGAGCGCGACCAGCGCGGACCGGCCATCCGCCTGTCCGGGGAGTTCCACCTGCAACTGGCAGAAGTGGCGGGCAACGGCCCGTTGGCGCAGTTTCTCGGCAGCCTGGTACCCCTGACGTCCCTGGCCATCGCCCAGTTCGAAGGTCGCACCCGCCACTGCTGTGCCTGGCAAGAGCACGCAACGCTCATCGACGCGCTGCAGGCGGCCGACGTCGAGCAGTCCGAAGCCCTGATGCACCGGCACCTGGATCACCTGGAGCGCCGCCTGCTAGGCACGGCACCCGCCGAGGCCCGGCGGTAG